Below is a genomic region from Streptomyces sp. RPA4-2.
GCATCGACCGGATCGTCGAGACCTTCATGAAGCGGCTGCGCATCAAGGCGGCCGGCCCCCACCAGAAGGTGGGCGAACTGTCCGGCGGCAACCAGCAGAAGGTCCTGCTGGCCCGCTGGCTGGCCATGCAGCCCAAGGTCCTGCTCCTCGACGAGCCGACCCGGGGCATCGACGTCGGAGCCAAGGCGGAGGTGCAGAAACTGATCGACGAACTGGCCGACGACGGACTCGGCGTCCTCCTCATCTCCTCGGACCCGGAGGAACTGATCGAAGGCAGCGACCGGGTGATCGTCCTCAAGGACGGCGCGGTCGTCGAGGAACTGACCGGCGACGCCGTCACCGAGGACCGGCTGATGCGCGCCATAGCCGCCGCACCCGCGGACACGGGTACCGGCACCGGCCCGGGAGGCCACGATGACTGACCTGACCCTGGGCCGGGTGACCGCGGACCGCGACCGACTGCTGCGCCTGCTCCAGGAGTACGGCGTCTACCTCGGCGTCGTGGTCCTCTTCCTGGCCAACACCGTCCTCACCCCCCACTTCCTGTCCACCGAGAACTTCCGCACCCAGGCCGTCCAGGTCGCCCCCGTCCTGATCGTGGCGCTCGGCATGGCGCTGGCGATCGGCAGTGAGGGCGTGGACCTGGCGGTCGGCTCGGTCATGGCCCTGTCCACCTCGCTCCTGTCCCTCTACCTCGGCTACGGGCCCTGGATCGCCATCCTGATCGCCCTCGTGGGCGGTGCCGTGATCGGTGTCGCGAACGGCTCGCTCATCGCCTTCGTCGGCGTCCAGCCGATCGTCGCGACGCTCGCTCTGATGGTCGCCGGGCGCGGCCTTGCCCTGGTACTCCTTCCTCAGCTAAAGGACGTCCACGACCCGGCGATGGCGTCACTCGGCTCGGGCGATGTCCTGGGCGTCCCGTATCTCGTGCTGATCGCCGCCGCCCTGGCGCTGCTCGTCGCCTTCGTCGTGCGCCGCACCACCTTCGGCCGGCAACTCCTCGCCATCGGGGACAGCCGCGCGGCCGCGCGGCTCGCCGGACTGCCGGTGCGCCGCGTGCTGATCCTGGTGTACGTCTGCTCCGGCGTCCTCGCCGCGATCGCGGGCGTGCTGGCCACCGCCCGCCTGACCGCGAGCGACCCGACCTCGCTCGGCAACCTGATGGAACTCTCCGCGATCACCGCGGTCGTGGTCGGCGGCACCCCGTTGAGCGGAGGCCGCGTCCGCATCGGCGGCACGGTCGCGGGCGCCGTCCTGATCCAGTTGCTCACCACCACGCTGATCAAGCACGATCTGCCGCCGTCGTGGACCCAGATCGCCCAGGCCGTGGTGATCGTCCTCGCCGTCTACGCGGCACGGGAACGAGGAAAGCGATGACGACCGACGTGGACACTCCGGTGAGCGCCAAGAGCACGGCCGAGGACGATCCGCCCGGCGCCACCCGCTCCGAGCGGCTCAGCGCGCTGGCCCAGCAGCACGGCGCCCTGGTCACCCTCGTCGTCGCGATGATCGCGGCGTCGCTCAGCTTCGACACCTTCCTGACCGGCGACAACCTGGAGAACATGGCGCTCTCCTCGGCGTTCCTCGCGGTGGTCGCGCTCGGTATGA
It encodes:
- a CDS encoding ABC transporter permease; protein product: MTDLTLGRVTADRDRLLRLLQEYGVYLGVVVLFLANTVLTPHFLSTENFRTQAVQVAPVLIVALGMALAIGSEGVDLAVGSVMALSTSLLSLYLGYGPWIAILIALVGGAVIGVANGSLIAFVGVQPIVATLALMVAGRGLALVLLPQLKDVHDPAMASLGSGDVLGVPYLVLIAAALALLVAFVVRRTTFGRQLLAIGDSRAAARLAGLPVRRVLILVYVCSGVLAAIAGVLATARLTASDPTSLGNLMELSAITAVVVGGTPLSGGRVRIGGTVAGAVLIQLLTTTLIKHDLPPSWTQIAQAVVIVLAVYAARERGKR